From one Mustela nigripes isolate SB6536 chromosome 16, MUSNIG.SB6536, whole genome shotgun sequence genomic stretch:
- the NGFR gene encoding tumor necrosis factor receptor superfamily member 16, whose amino-acid sequence MGAGASGSAMDGPRLLLLLLLLLGVSLGGAKEACLTGLYTHSGECCKACNLGEGVAQPCGANQTVCEPCLDSVTFSDVVSATEPCKPCTECVGLQSMSAPCVEADDAVCRCAYGYYQDETTGRCEACRVCEAGSGLVFSCQDRQNTVCEECPDGTYSDEANHVDPCLPCTVCEDTERQLRECTRWADAECEEIPGRWITRSTPSEGSDSTAPSTEEPEGPPEQDIIASTVTDAVTTVMGSSQPVVTRGTADNLIPVYCSILAAVVVGLVAYIAFKRWNSCKQNKQGANSRPANQTPPPEGEKLHSDSGISVDSQSLHDQQPHTQTAAGQALKGDGGLYSSLPPAKREEVEKLLNGSAGDTWRHLAGELGYQPEHIDSFTHEACPVRALLASWAAQDSATLDALLAALRRIQRADIVESLCSESTATSPV is encoded by the exons gtgtcccttggAGGTGCCAAGGAGGCATGTCTCACCGGCCTGTACACCCACAGTGGGGAGTGCTGCAAAGCCTGCAACCTGGGTGAGGGGGTGGCCCAGCCTTGCGGAGCCAACCAGACTGTGTGTGAGCCCTGCCTGGATA GCGTGACCTTCTCGGACGTGGTGAGCGCCACCGAGCCGTGCAAGCCGTGCACCGAGTGCGTGGGGCTGCAGAGCATGTCGGCGCCGTGCGTGGAGGCGGACGACGCCGTGTGTCGCTGTGCCTACGGCTACTACCAGGACGAGACTACCGGCCGCTGTGAGGCATGCCGCGTGTGCGAGGCGGGCTCGGGCCTCGTGTTCTCGTGCCAGGACCGGCAGAACACCGTGTGCGAGGAGTGCCCTGACGGCACATATTCCGACGAGGCCAACCACGTGGACCCGTGCCTGCCCTGCACCGTGTGCGAGGACACCGAGCGCCAGCTGCGCGAGTGCACGCGCTGGGCGGACGCCGAGTGCGAGG AGATCCCTGGCCGGTGGATTACCAGGTCCACGCCTTCGGAGGGTTCAGACAGCACCGCCCCCAGCACAGAGGAACCCGAGGGACCTCCAGAGCAAGACATCATAGCCAGCACAGTGACAGATGCGGTGACCACAGTGATGGGCAGCTCTCAGCCCGTAGTGACCCGAGGCACTGCCGACAACCTCATCCCTGTCTACTGCTCCATCCTGGCTGCTGTGGTTGTGGGCCTGGTGGCCTATATTGCCTTCAAgag GTGGAACAGCTGCAAACAGAACAAGCAAGGAGCCAACAGCCGGCCCGCGAACCAGACACCCCCGCCGGAGGGAGAAAAGCTTCACAGTGACAGTGGCATCTCAGTGGACAGCCAGAGCCTGCATGACCAGCAGCCCCACACGCAGACTGCCGCAGGCCAGG CCCTCAAGGGGGATGGAGGTCTCTACAGCAGTCTGCCACCAGCCAAGcgggaggaggtggagaagctGCTCAACGGCTCTGCGGGGGACACCTGGCGACACCTGGCCGGTGAGCTGGGCTACCAGCCGGAGCACATAGACTCCTTCACCCACGAGGCCTGCCCCGTCCGAGCCCTGCTTGCCAGCTGGGCCGCTCAGGACAGCGCGACGCTCGACGCCCTCCTGGCGGCCCTGCGCCGCATTCAGCGAGCCGACATTGTCGAGAGCCTGTGTAGCGAGTCCACGGCCACGTCCCCCGTGTGA